The Salvia splendens isolate huo1 chromosome 21, SspV2, whole genome shotgun sequence genome includes a window with the following:
- the LOC121784956 gene encoding protein SEH1-like yields the protein MDKSILVLDKGTRCTAWNYSGERLVAGLIDGSLAIYDSTDPASSNFTCTHRFKAHNGSIVKVVWAPPEYGDAVACISEDGNLSLWEEVVDDAEGPHWKMCKCFDMNTSQVLDVQFGYGQTSLKLVAAYSDGQVKIHELLDTLELEKWQLQAEFQNVIDLVSKFGNVSCLSASISWNPERIEVRQSSFVLGFNSTTPSLNSAKVWEFDLDHQRWLPVAELSLPEDKGDQVSSVAWAPNIGRPYELIAVATQKGISIWQLGSNPDHDGRLSVHRVALLSGHENEVWEMEWDMSGMTLATTGSDGVVRLWQSNLNGAWHEQAVLAPPS from the exons ATGGATAAGTCCATTCTGGTACTTGACAAAGGTACAAGATGCACAGCTTGGAATTACAGCGGCGAGAGATTGGTTGCCGGACTCATTGATGGTTCGTTGGCAATTTATGATTCAACTGATCCAGCATCTTCAAACTTTACTTGTACCCACAGATTTAAG GCACATAATGGCAGCATTGTGAAAGTGGTCTGGGCTCCGCCAGAATACGGTGATGCAGTTGCTTGCATTAGTGAAGATGGGAATTTGTCCTTGTGGGAGGAGGTCGTGGATG ATGCTGAAGGGCCTCACTGGAAGATGTGCAAATGCTTTGATATGAACACAAGTCAAGTACTAGATGTTCAATTTGGATATGGTCAAACAAGTCTGAAATTG GTTGCTGCATATTCTGACGGACAAGTTAAAATACATGAGCTCCTAGATACGCTTGAACTGGAGAAGTGGCAGCTTCAG GCTGAGTTTCAAAATGTGATTGATTTGGTCTCCAAGTTTGGGAATGTCTCCTGTTTATCTGCGTCCATTTCATGGAATCCAGAACGAATTGAAGTCCGACAATCAAGTTTTGTTTTAGGCTTTAATTCAACCACTCCATCATTAAATTCTGCAAAG GTCTGGGAGTTTGATCTGGATCATCAAAGATGGCTTCCAGTTGCAGAGCTTTCTTTACCCGAGGACAAGGGTGATCAGGTTTCTTCAGTTGCCTGGGCCCCAAATATCGGAAG GCCTTATGAACTGATAGCTGTTGCGACTCAGAAAGGAATATCGATCTGGCAACTTGGGTCAAACCCTGATCATGATGGGAGACTTTCAGTGCATAGGGTTGCATTGCTCTCTGGCCATGAGAATGAG GTGTGGGAGATGGAATGGGATATGAGTGGAATGACACTTGCTACAACGGGAAGTGATGGCGTTGTGAGGCTGTGGCAGTCCAACTTAAATGGAGCATGGCACGAGCAAGCTGTTCTGGCACCACCTAGTTAG